In Vigna radiata var. radiata cultivar VC1973A chromosome 3, Vradiata_ver6, whole genome shotgun sequence, the following proteins share a genomic window:
- the LOC106756767 gene encoding amino acid transporter AVT6A, whose amino-acid sequence MSHPKEESPSAVPLLRSTERDDGSGSWSGSKASLSGSVFNLSTTIIGAGIMALPAAMKVVGVSVGVGAIIFLAFLTFTSLEILLRFSRAAKATTYAHLMGDAFGSSGTLLFHVAVLLNNFGILVVYVIIIGDVLSGTSSSGVHHFGVLEGWFGQCFWTTRTFVLLLATLFVFAPLAFFKRIDSLRHSSALAVALAIVFLLITAGITFFKLFNGSLASPRMLPNITDVSSIWNLFTAAPVLVTAFVCHYNVHTIENELGDPSLMQPVIRASLVLCSSIYILTALFGFLLFGESTLDDVLANFDTDLGIPYSSLLNDIVRISYALHLMLVFPVIFFSLRFNLDDLIFPSARSLDLDHRRFVLITIGLITLIYVAANFLPTIWDVFQFTGATATVCLGFIFPAAISIRDPHGISTKKDKVLSIVMIFLAVFSNVVAIYSNAESLFRKRVDPQQ is encoded by the exons ATGAGCCACCCCAAGGAGGAATCACCGTCGGCGGTGCCTCTGCTTCGAAGCACCGAAAGAGATGACGGGTCCGGGTCATGGTCAGGGTCAAAGGCATCGCTTAGTGGTTCTGTGTTCAATTTATCTACAACGATCATCGGTGCTGGGATCATGGCCTTGCCGGCGGCCATGAAAGTTGTGGGTGTGAGTGTGGGCGTTGGTGCCATCATCTTCCTGGCCTTCCTCACGTTCACCTCTCTCGAGATTCTTCTCAGATTCAGCAGAGCCGCCAAGGCCACCACCTACGCCCACCTCATGGGGGATGCTTTTGGGAGCTCCGGAACCCTGCTCTTTCACGTGGCGGTGCTTCTCAACAACTTTGGGATACTTGTTGTTTACGTCATCATAATTGGTGATGTCTTGTCTGGAACATCTTCCAGTGGAGTCCATCATTTTGGGGTGCTTGAAGGCTGGTTCGGCCAGTGCTTCTGGACAACCCGTACTTTCGTTCTGCTTCTCGCAACTCTCTTCGTATTTGCTCCATTGGCCTTCTTTAAGAGGATAG ATTCGTTGAGACATAGTTCTGCTTTAGCAGTGGCTCTGGCCATTGTGTTTCTACTCATAACTGCGGGAATCACGTTCTTCAAATTGTTTAATGGCAGCTTAGCCAGTCCCAGGATGCTTCCTAATATTACTGATGTTTCATCCATATGGAATCTCTTTACTGCCGCTCCAGTTCTTGTGACGGCATTTGTTTGTCACTACAATG TGCATACAATCGAAAATGAATTAGGAGACCCTTCCTTGATGCAACCGGTTATACGTGCATCACTGGTTCTGTGTTCTAGTATTTATATTCTTACAGCATTATTTGGATTTCTCCTATTTGGTGAGTCAACACTTGATGATGTGCTGGCCAACTTTGATACTGATCTGGGTATCCCTTATAGCAGTCTACTCAATGACATTGTTCGTATCAGCTACGCCCTCCACCTCATGCTTGTTTTCCCAGTTATCTTCTTCTCACTGCGCTTCAATTTGGACGATCTCATCTTTCCTTCAGCTAGGTCCTTGGATTTAGATCATCGTAGGTTTGTCTTGATCACCATTGGACTCATCACTTTAATATATGTGGCTGCAAATTTTTTACCTACTATCTGGGATGTCTTTCAATTCACTGGAGCTACTGCCACCGTTTGCCTTGGGTTTATTTTCCCTGCTGCAATTTCTATCAG gGATCCTCATGGGATTTCAACAAAGAAGGACAAGGTTTTATCCATTGTCATGATTTTTCTTGCTGTGTTCTCAAATGTTGTGGCTATATACAGTAATGCTGAATCTTTGTT